The following proteins come from a genomic window of Neptunomonas concharum:
- the nosP gene encoding nitric oxide-sensing protein NosP: MSHPAISGFSNHSDPQQAAAELQQQLSSESLGFVLFFCSAQYDLEQLASALNQHFPDTPLAGCTTAGEITPEGYAQGAISAIGFSRQHFSVHSALIEAMDDFPLTSAQSVVDQLISSSRETLKGPIAGNSFVVTLLDGLSVQEEQVLATLNSALGNIPHFGGSAGDDVNLANTHIFIQGGFHSGAAVVLLFNTDCDFEVFTTHHLEPYEEKLVVTAADRDTRRVYELNAEPAAQEYARLIGLEVDQLSPSVFALNPLAVKIGEEYYVRSIQKVNSDLSLTFYCAVENGIVLTHMKRGDLLENLTQQLDRIEKNIGEPELILGCDCFLRRLEAEHLGIEAQASALLRKHHVIGFNTYGEQLEGMHINQTFTGVVIGKPCDE; this comes from the coding sequence ATGTCACACCCAGCGATCTCTGGTTTTTCTAACCATAGCGACCCACAACAAGCAGCCGCTGAGCTGCAGCAGCAACTAAGCAGTGAATCGTTGGGATTTGTCCTGTTTTTTTGTTCGGCACAGTATGATCTTGAGCAGCTTGCTTCTGCCTTGAATCAGCATTTTCCCGATACGCCCTTGGCCGGGTGCACAACCGCGGGTGAAATTACCCCTGAGGGGTATGCGCAAGGTGCCATCAGTGCAATAGGCTTTAGCCGACAACACTTCTCAGTGCATAGTGCGCTGATTGAAGCGATGGATGATTTTCCGCTGACGTCAGCTCAGAGTGTTGTTGATCAACTGATCAGTAGTAGCCGAGAAACATTAAAAGGCCCTATTGCTGGTAACAGCTTTGTCGTTACTTTATTAGATGGTTTATCCGTTCAAGAGGAACAGGTTCTGGCCACGCTTAACTCTGCGTTGGGCAATATTCCCCATTTCGGAGGCTCAGCCGGTGATGATGTGAATCTGGCTAATACTCATATATTCATTCAGGGTGGTTTTCATAGCGGTGCGGCGGTGGTTTTACTCTTTAATACCGACTGTGACTTTGAGGTATTTACGACCCACCACTTAGAACCCTATGAAGAAAAGCTGGTTGTCACGGCAGCGGATCGAGATACGCGCCGTGTTTATGAGCTGAATGCAGAGCCTGCAGCGCAGGAGTACGCCCGCCTTATTGGCTTGGAGGTTGATCAGTTAAGCCCTAGTGTCTTTGCGCTGAATCCGTTAGCTGTAAAAATTGGTGAGGAATATTACGTCCGCTCCATCCAGAAAGTGAATAGCGATCTGAGCCTCACGTTTTATTGTGCGGTAGAGAATGGCATTGTTTTGACGCATATGAAGCGAGGTGATCTGTTAGAGAACCTGACCCAACAGCTTGACAGGATAGAGAAAAATATCGGTGAGCCTGAGTTGATCCTCGGTTGCGACTGCTTCTTGCGGCGTCTTGAAGCGGAGCATTTAGGGATAGAGGCACAAGCATCAGCCCTGTTGCGCAAGCATCACGTAATTGGATTTAACACCTACGGTGAACAGCTTGAAGGGATGCATATTAATCAAACCTTTACGGGGGTTGTTATTGGAAAGCCTTGCGATGAGTAA
- a CDS encoding response regulator, whose translation MYKILIADDHPLFREAIINVIHMGFPECELLETESLDSALLLTQEHDDLDLILLDLNMPGMNGLNGLIALRNESPTIPVVIVSAEEDKQIVLQAITYGAVGFITKSSPRDQMTDALRQILAGNVYLPSDIIRTHNPDMRRQPRPDEKTIAPEMLSSLTRRQLLVLERMSKGESNKQIAYNLNIAETTVKAHVSAILRKLNVHNRIQAVLSAGNIDFSEYLKR comes from the coding sequence GTGTACAAAATTTTGATTGCTGATGACCATCCGCTATTTCGTGAAGCGATAATCAACGTCATTCATATGGGGTTCCCAGAGTGTGAACTTCTGGAAACAGAGTCCTTAGACAGCGCGTTGTTACTCACTCAAGAACACGATGACTTGGACCTGATCTTATTAGATCTCAACATGCCCGGCATGAATGGTCTCAACGGCTTAATCGCACTACGTAACGAGTCACCCACCATTCCTGTTGTTATCGTATCGGCCGAAGAAGATAAACAGATTGTGCTTCAAGCCATAACCTATGGCGCTGTTGGCTTTATCACCAAATCCTCTCCCCGAGATCAAATGACTGACGCATTGCGCCAAATTCTGGCGGGTAATGTGTACTTACCTTCCGATATTATTCGCACCCATAATCCAGACATGCGACGCCAACCGCGTCCGGATGAGAAGACCATAGCACCGGAAATGCTATCCTCGTTAACCCGGCGCCAACTGTTAGTGCTAGAGCGCATGTCTAAAGGTGAGTCAAATAAGCAGATCGCTTATAATCTAAACATCGCTGAAACAACGGTAAAAGCGCATGTTTCCGCCATTTTGCGCAAACTAAATGTCCATAACCGTATTCAAGCGGTATTATCAGCGGGAAATATCGATTTCAGCGAGTATTTAAAGCGCTAG
- a CDS encoding DUF808 domain-containing protein: MAGSSLLALIDDIATLLDDVAGMTKVAARKTAGVLGDDLALNAEQVSGVKADRELPVVWAVAKGSLVNKTILVPAALAISYFIPWLITPLLMLGGLFLCFEGFEKLAHKYLHSAEEDEAHRAELKAAVDNSEVDMVAFEKDKIKGAIRTDFILSAEIIVITLGTVAGATLLTQLSVLVGIALIITVGVYGLVAGIVKLDDAGLYLTRKPGEGAWVDFQRGFGRRILIAAPWLMKTLAVVGTAAMFMVGGGILTHGIEYLHHAIASAAQSVAAWPVVGGFLSVLTPTLLDAVVGILAGAVVLIIITLGKKVFSKSATA, translated from the coding sequence ATGGCAGGATCAAGCTTATTAGCCCTAATCGACGATATCGCAACGTTGTTGGACGATGTGGCCGGGATGACCAAAGTGGCTGCACGAAAAACGGCAGGTGTGCTAGGGGACGACTTAGCTCTGAATGCCGAGCAAGTATCCGGGGTTAAAGCGGATCGAGAACTCCCTGTTGTATGGGCGGTGGCTAAAGGCTCCTTAGTGAATAAAACGATACTGGTGCCAGCGGCTTTGGCGATCAGTTATTTCATTCCATGGTTGATTACGCCATTGCTGATGCTTGGTGGTCTGTTTCTCTGTTTTGAGGGGTTCGAAAAGCTAGCCCATAAGTATCTGCACAGCGCGGAGGAAGATGAAGCACACCGCGCCGAGCTAAAGGCCGCTGTGGATAACTCTGAGGTGGATATGGTGGCCTTTGAAAAAGATAAAATAAAGGGGGCCATTCGCACAGACTTTATTCTATCGGCAGAGATTATTGTGATCACCTTGGGCACGGTAGCCGGTGCGACCTTATTAACTCAGCTATCGGTGCTGGTGGGTATTGCATTAATTATTACCGTTGGCGTATATGGCCTTGTAGCCGGTATTGTCAAATTGGATGATGCAGGCTTGTACCTGACCCGTAAGCCGGGTGAAGGAGCATGGGTAGATTTTCAAAGAGGGTTTGGGCGGCGTATCTTGATTGCAGCGCCTTGGTTAATGAAAACCCTAGCTGTTGTGGGTACTGCCGCGATGTTTATGGTCGGTGGCGGCATATTGACCCACGGTATTGAGTATTTACATCATGCTATAGCCAGTGCTGCTCAAAGTGTTGCTGCATGGCCAGTTGTTGGCGGATTTTTAAGCGTGTTAACGCCTACGCTTCTTGATGCTGTTGTGGGAATTTTAGCTGGTGCGGTTGTGCTGATTATTATCACATTAGGCAAGAAAGTATTTTCTAAAAGCGCTACCGCTTAA
- a CDS encoding porin, whose protein sequence is MNNKNRLKYLALAVAAGLSTQASAGLTLYDQNDTQFTTDGLINTFYVHSNVDDDNNALDRNQSRVKMGFLPNWIGFNFNKEVDGLKVGARSSFWVSINDANTNLTDSMIDVRQFYGTVDADWGQVLVGKDFSLFGRSNILGDELLLGYGQVGSDGLVDGANVSFGNIGTGYLYPFPNAQITYRTPKQNGFQLAVGLMDPSKSSAGSEESAPRLEAELTFETQLSEDLPIKAWVSGMTQSSGDIDSNGFAYGVNVKFSGLSVTASGFNATGVGTAGLANLITSDNADVDGYLVQAAYTIGSERLVVSYGENSGGTASGANDLDAQNTAVAWFHTVNDNLKLVAEYDRTESDTRETDTIALGAVLTW, encoded by the coding sequence ATGAATAATAAGAACCGCTTAAAATACTTGGCACTGGCCGTCGCAGCTGGCCTGAGCACGCAAGCATCCGCAGGCCTGACTCTATATGATCAAAACGATACACAGTTTACCACTGATGGCTTGATCAACACATTTTACGTTCACAGTAATGTCGATGATGATAACAACGCATTGGATCGTAACCAGTCTCGCGTAAAAATGGGCTTCCTGCCTAACTGGATCGGCTTCAACTTCAATAAAGAGGTAGATGGCTTAAAAGTAGGCGCACGCTCCTCTTTCTGGGTTTCCATAAACGATGCCAACACCAACCTGACCGATTCAATGATCGATGTTCGTCAGTTCTACGGTACGGTAGACGCTGATTGGGGCCAGGTACTGGTCGGTAAAGATTTCTCTCTGTTTGGCCGCAGTAATATCCTAGGTGATGAGCTGCTATTAGGCTATGGTCAGGTAGGCTCTGATGGCTTAGTTGATGGTGCCAACGTCTCATTTGGTAACATTGGCACAGGCTACCTTTACCCATTCCCAAATGCTCAGATCACCTATAGAACGCCCAAGCAGAATGGTTTTCAACTAGCCGTGGGTTTAATGGACCCTAGCAAATCCTCTGCCGGATCTGAAGAAAGCGCTCCTCGTCTGGAGGCAGAACTGACGTTTGAGACACAGTTAAGTGAAGATCTGCCCATTAAGGCATGGGTCAGCGGCATGACACAAAGCTCAGGAGATATCGACTCCAACGGCTTTGCATATGGTGTGAATGTTAAGTTCTCCGGCTTGTCGGTCACTGCATCTGGGTTCAATGCAACCGGTGTAGGCACAGCGGGTCTTGCTAACCTCATCACATCCGATAACGCAGATGTAGATGGCTACTTGGTACAAGCCGCCTACACCATAGGCAGTGAGCGCCTGGTTGTCTCTTATGGTGAGAATTCAGGCGGTACGGCATCCGGTGCTAACGATCTGGATGCGCAAAATACAGCAGTGGCTTGGTTCCACACTGTCAATGACAACCTGAAGCTGGTTGCCGAATATGATCGTACGGAAAGTGATACTCGCGAAACGGACACAATCGCTCTGGGTGCTGTACTGACCTGGTAA
- a CDS encoding PQQ-dependent catabolism-associated CXXCW motif protein produces the protein MKKIAVWLCLLFSGALLAQSGPNNHWLQAFEDSSELFSIDGYRLFRYRSPTPPSHDQAETLSTVQLLELQKTTPKPVLLDVQPLIWKNGLFIEKEPRLHIPGSIWTPNVGQGELDPAWETYFRHNLEKLTANNPDFPVVIYCTADCWMSWNAVKRAAQWGYSQLYWYRDGSDGWQEADQVLVKGKPEPFTLE, from the coding sequence ATGAAAAAAATCGCCGTTTGGCTCTGCTTACTTTTTTCAGGAGCGCTGCTGGCTCAAAGTGGGCCCAACAATCACTGGTTACAAGCATTTGAAGATAGCAGTGAGTTGTTCTCTATTGACGGATACCGGTTGTTCCGATACCGAAGTCCAACCCCGCCAAGCCATGATCAGGCAGAGACACTCAGTACGGTACAACTGCTTGAGTTGCAAAAAACAACACCTAAACCAGTGCTGCTGGATGTACAGCCTCTGATATGGAAAAACGGCCTCTTTATTGAGAAGGAGCCAAGGCTGCATATTCCAGGCAGCATATGGACACCCAATGTTGGCCAAGGCGAGTTAGACCCCGCTTGGGAAACCTATTTTCGCCACAATCTGGAGAAGCTAACAGCTAACAATCCAGACTTCCCGGTTGTGATATATTGCACAGCAGATTGTTGGATGTCTTGGAACGCGGTTAAGCGGGCGGCACAGTGGGGTTATTCTCAGCTCTATTGGTATCGAGACGGATCAGATGGCTGGCAAGAAGCAGATCAAGTATTGGTCAAGGGGAAACCAGAACCCTTTACCTTGGAATAG
- a CDS encoding LysE family translocator, with protein sequence MSLESAITFFIAIFIFGITPGPGVFAILAKGMTEGARACVLLALGMTISDIIYLVLACFGLAAIAEHWGELFTVIRLAGAAYLCYLGWKLWTSPINLDDTPIEKHPRHGLMSFVQGFLISASNPKVILFYIAFLPTFMDLTILNPQDIVLAAALTLVALMLGLMLIAKMASAARRMFRSHRAMQNLNRTAGSIMVGAGVYLASRH encoded by the coding sequence ATGTCCTTAGAGAGCGCAATTACCTTCTTCATTGCTATTTTTATCTTTGGAATTACACCAGGTCCTGGGGTTTTTGCCATTTTAGCCAAAGGGATGACAGAGGGCGCACGGGCGTGTGTCCTCTTAGCGCTCGGTATGACCATCAGCGATATTATCTACTTAGTACTGGCTTGTTTTGGACTTGCCGCCATCGCGGAGCATTGGGGCGAGCTGTTCACTGTAATCCGCTTAGCAGGAGCGGCTTATCTTTGCTATTTAGGCTGGAAGCTTTGGACCTCGCCGATTAATTTAGACGATACTCCCATTGAGAAACATCCGCGACATGGACTGATGAGCTTTGTGCAGGGTTTTCTTATCTCGGCATCAAACCCAAAAGTGATTCTATTTTATATCGCATTTTTGCCGACCTTTATGGATCTGACCATCCTGAACCCACAAGATATTGTGCTGGCCGCAGCGCTAACATTAGTGGCACTCATGCTCGGCTTAATGCTGATTGCTAAGATGGCCTCCGCTGCACGGCGGATGTTCCGCTCTCACCGTGCTATGCAAAACCTTAACCGCACCGCAGGCTCAATCATGGTCGGTGCCGGGGTTTACTTAGCCAGCCGTCATTAA
- the ercA gene encoding alcohol dehydrogenase-like regulatory protein ErcA, which yields MSTETSTLRKFVSPEIIFGAGARHAVANYANTFGARKVLIVSDPGVVEAGWLTDVIASLESQDIDYACFADVSPNPRCEEVMAGAAFYQEQGCNVIVAVGGGSPMDCAKGIGIVSAHGRHILEFEGVDTIDVAIPPLIFIPTTAGTSADVSQFAIISDQTEKVKISIVSKAVVPDVSLIDPETTMTMDGFLSACTGIDALVHAIEAFVSTGAGPLTDMHALDAIRLINTNIAPLVANPKDMQLREQVMLGSMKAGLAFSNAILGAVHAMSHSLGGFLDLPHGLCNAMLLEHVIDFNYSEATDRFKVVAETMGIDTRGLTTQQVKAKLMEHVIALKMEVGLTQKLAENGVKISDIPTLSEKALKDPCILTNPRKSSKRDVEVVYEEAL from the coding sequence ATGAGCACAGAAACGTCTACTCTACGAAAATTTGTATCCCCCGAAATCATCTTTGGTGCAGGTGCCCGCCACGCTGTCGCTAACTATGCCAATACCTTTGGGGCTCGCAAGGTGTTGATCGTATCCGATCCGGGAGTTGTTGAAGCTGGCTGGTTAACGGACGTCATTGCAAGTCTGGAATCGCAGGATATTGATTATGCCTGCTTCGCTGATGTGTCACCCAATCCCCGTTGTGAAGAGGTGATGGCAGGGGCTGCTTTTTACCAAGAGCAAGGCTGTAATGTCATCGTTGCTGTAGGTGGCGGTAGCCCAATGGATTGCGCTAAAGGGATTGGTATTGTCAGTGCTCATGGTCGCCATATTCTGGAGTTTGAGGGAGTCGATACCATTGATGTGGCAATCCCTCCGCTTATTTTTATCCCCACTACCGCGGGGACATCGGCGGATGTATCGCAATTTGCCATTATTTCGGATCAAACCGAGAAAGTTAAAATCTCCATTGTCAGTAAAGCGGTGGTGCCGGATGTCTCTTTGATCGATCCAGAAACCACCATGACTATGGATGGTTTTTTAAGTGCCTGTACGGGCATTGATGCCCTTGTTCATGCTATTGAGGCGTTTGTCTCAACAGGTGCTGGGCCGCTAACCGACATGCACGCATTGGATGCGATTCGCCTGATCAACACAAACATAGCTCCACTGGTAGCTAACCCAAAAGATATGCAGCTGCGTGAACAAGTGATGCTTGGCTCGATGAAGGCAGGCCTTGCATTTTCAAATGCCATACTGGGTGCGGTTCATGCGATGTCTCACAGTTTGGGTGGGTTTCTTGATCTACCCCACGGGCTATGTAATGCCATGCTGTTAGAGCATGTGATTGACTTTAACTACAGTGAAGCGACAGACCGTTTCAAGGTGGTTGCTGAGACAATGGGAATCGATACCCGCGGACTGACGACCCAGCAAGTTAAGGCTAAGTTGATGGAGCATGTTATCGCACTGAAAATGGAAGTCGGACTCACTCAGAAGCTGGCGGAGAATGGCGTAAAAATCAGCGACATTCCGACATTATCGGAAAAAGCGCTTAAAGATCCTTGTATTCTCACCAACCCTCGCAAATCCAGTAAGCGTGATGTAGAAGTCGTTTATGAAGAAGCGCTCTGA
- a CDS encoding NahK/ErcS family hybrid sensor histidine kinase/response regulator has product MSNADELAARVAELEKENYKLKRINQALIERVESSNAQGANPYAAFEHSVVLAEQVRERTEALNEALSELKTSHRALKNANRLADLANQRVVDAIESISDAFVLFDKERRIVLFNSKFLSVWEGTGQEIATGTTIQDIRRLADEHGLIAEEYGETGDGSKVFRLSTGQWVQMSERQTADGGLVILYTDISKLKASETERREAELAKKSRMLQRTVDNLSQGVALVNASDQLEIWNDRFLALTGVSRALAESYPPFKALNLRHYHDGRANGGQSNSSSVMTHNGQVIEVRTHAMPDGGYVNTYTDITERYQYAETLKESEQWIRLITDHVPALIAYVGEDLCYQFTNKVYDEWYGWERGKLSGQSINQVHGGTGFRELQPYIQQALSGENVTFEIAEYNGAGEERYMLKSYVPNKDMEGRTVGFFVMIRDITERRKVALELEAAYQNLEHRVRERTAELTEVNQHLRSEITERTQAEARLREAKKDAEQANLSKTKFLAAVSHDLLQPLNAARLFTGALAEKPLGDETRPLVSAVSNALEDVESLLGTLVDISKLDAGVVTPDLTTFRVDELIANIAHEFSQFAVHEGLRLSYVPSTAVVTTDSQLLARILRNFLSNAIRYTRKGQILLGCRRKATALSIEVWDTGVGIPAAQLEEIFQEFRRLQPQESGQDKGLGLGLAIVDKISGVLGHPINVRSIEGKGSVFSVEVPYGELLPYSEIQGPDLLTQSDGLQGARIWLIDNDLTICQGMQTLLEGWGCEITTGLSAQDLLSRVDVNRAPADLLIADYHLDNGNHGVDAAQQVSAQVDYVLPVLMITANYSKELKQEIRELGYLLMNKPVKPLKLKTTLLHLLR; this is encoded by the coding sequence ATGAGTAATGCGGATGAGCTAGCAGCGCGGGTAGCTGAGCTTGAAAAAGAGAACTATAAGCTCAAGCGAATCAATCAGGCGCTCATTGAACGGGTTGAATCCAGCAATGCTCAAGGAGCAAACCCGTATGCTGCCTTTGAGCACTCTGTTGTACTGGCAGAACAGGTGCGAGAGCGAACGGAGGCGCTTAATGAAGCACTATCCGAATTAAAAACCAGCCATCGCGCCTTAAAAAATGCCAATCGACTGGCGGACCTAGCAAATCAACGAGTAGTTGATGCAATTGAGAGCATTTCCGATGCGTTTGTGCTTTTTGACAAAGAGCGGCGCATCGTTTTGTTTAATAGTAAGTTTCTATCGGTATGGGAGGGCACGGGGCAGGAGATAGCGACCGGGACGACTATACAGGATATCCGACGCTTAGCGGATGAGCATGGATTGATAGCGGAAGAATACGGCGAAACCGGTGACGGTAGTAAAGTGTTCAGACTTTCTACGGGGCAGTGGGTGCAAATGAGCGAGCGCCAGACAGCCGATGGTGGATTAGTTATTCTGTACACCGACATCAGTAAATTAAAAGCATCCGAAACAGAGCGACGTGAAGCAGAGCTGGCGAAAAAGTCGCGCATGTTGCAGCGTACGGTGGATAATCTTTCGCAAGGTGTCGCGCTGGTTAATGCCAGTGATCAGTTAGAAATATGGAACGATCGTTTCTTGGCGCTCACCGGTGTGTCCCGTGCGCTAGCGGAATCTTATCCCCCCTTTAAGGCGCTTAATTTACGGCACTATCATGATGGACGAGCCAATGGCGGCCAGTCGAATAGCTCCAGTGTGATGACCCACAACGGTCAAGTGATAGAGGTAAGGACTCATGCTATGCCGGATGGTGGGTATGTGAACACTTACACCGATATAACGGAGCGTTATCAGTATGCCGAAACACTAAAAGAGAGTGAACAGTGGATTCGCTTAATAACGGACCATGTTCCTGCGCTGATCGCTTATGTCGGCGAAGACTTGTGTTATCAGTTTACCAATAAAGTATACGATGAATGGTATGGCTGGGAGCGCGGCAAGCTATCGGGTCAGAGCATTAATCAGGTGCATGGAGGGACAGGCTTTAGAGAGTTACAGCCCTATATTCAGCAAGCTCTCTCAGGCGAAAATGTCACTTTCGAGATCGCAGAATACAACGGTGCGGGTGAAGAGCGCTATATGCTCAAATCCTATGTTCCCAACAAGGATATGGAAGGGCGTACGGTTGGTTTCTTTGTGATGATTCGAGATATTACCGAGCGACGAAAAGTCGCCTTAGAGCTGGAAGCGGCCTATCAAAACCTAGAGCACCGTGTGCGTGAGCGCACCGCTGAATTAACCGAAGTGAATCAACACCTGCGTTCAGAGATCACTGAGCGTACTCAAGCCGAAGCTCGTCTGCGCGAAGCAAAAAAAGATGCTGAGCAAGCTAACCTGTCTAAGACAAAATTCCTCGCAGCGGTGAGCCATGATCTGTTGCAGCCTCTGAATGCCGCACGCCTATTTACTGGTGCATTGGCAGAGAAGCCCTTAGGTGATGAAACCCGGCCCTTGGTCAGCGCTGTCTCTAATGCACTTGAGGATGTGGAGTCTCTGTTAGGCACGCTGGTGGATATATCCAAGCTTGATGCGGGTGTGGTAACCCCTGATCTGACAACCTTTCGTGTTGATGAACTGATCGCCAATATTGCCCATGAGTTCAGTCAGTTTGCTGTTCATGAAGGCTTACGACTCTCTTATGTGCCGTCAACGGCGGTTGTTACAACAGACTCTCAATTGCTGGCCCGTATTTTAAGAAACTTCCTCTCTAATGCTATTCGATATACTCGAAAGGGGCAGATTTTGCTGGGATGCAGGCGCAAAGCCACGGCTCTGTCTATCGAGGTGTGGGATACCGGCGTCGGTATTCCTGCTGCCCAGCTGGAGGAAATTTTCCAAGAGTTTCGACGTTTGCAGCCTCAAGAGTCAGGGCAAGATAAAGGCTTAGGGCTAGGCCTGGCCATTGTGGATAAGATTTCTGGCGTATTGGGGCATCCGATCAATGTGCGCTCTATTGAAGGTAAAGGCTCCGTGTTTTCGGTAGAAGTGCCTTATGGTGAGTTGTTACCCTACAGTGAAATCCAAGGCCCCGATTTGCTGACTCAAAGCGATGGGCTACAAGGCGCGAGAATTTGGTTAATCGATAATGACTTAACGATTTGTCAAGGTATGCAGACCCTATTAGAGGGTTGGGGGTGTGAAATCACAACAGGGTTATCAGCTCAGGATCTCTTAAGCCGGGTTGATGTGAACAGGGCGCCTGCAGATCTCTTGATTGCGGACTATCATTTGGACAATGGAAATCATGGTGTTGATGCGGCGCAACAGGTATCAGCACAGGTAGATTATGTACTACCGGTACTGATGATTACAGCGAACTACAGTAAAGAATTGAAACAAGAGATCCGCGAGCTGGGCTATTTGCTGATGAATAAACCCGTTAAGCCGCTTAAGCTAAAAACAACACTACTGCACCTGCTGCGCTAA
- a CDS encoding NahK/ErcS family hybrid sensor histidine kinase/response regulator — MKKRSESAPTFEDLIGLGNHSARKNYYPELSRKLDELEAERNRYKWLFDHALHGIFQADLNGQIRAANPAMASICGYRNEAHLQTVITDIGEHLFGDPLCYRQLLQQLYQDGKVFRYETQLRQANGTLIYVSMNVLLKRESDDITLEAFVQDITERVMDQVRLRQLNEELEGRVEERTFALATVNSKLWDEIRQRESAQQEMRLAKEQAEEANRSKDKYLAAASHDLLQPMNAARLLVSTLRERPMAADDHHLVERIHVALEGAEELLTDLLDISKLDQNAVQPDRTAFHLSQLLSALQTEFQPVAERAGLSFRVRCHDRLVHSDARLLMRILRNFVSNAFRYTNQGGVLVGCRVKGESLEIQVWDTGEGIPDTQTDSIFEAFNQLQQHRNGQRAGVGLGLAIVERIARVLEHPVSVRSKPDKGSMFSIAVPLAEGAEQPLPRVTKMAAASHFQDEVVLIVDNDPDILLSMKVLLMQWGLTPLTAKDTAAALNLCETLTPDIVLLDYHLDKGLTGIDVLEALRDRFEAIPAALLTAERADESLKRFRSMGLQVLNKPVKPGKLRALISHMLSNEQLRKELGHK; from the coding sequence ATGAAGAAGCGCTCTGAGTCAGCCCCAACCTTTGAGGACCTTATTGGTCTGGGGAATCACTCTGCCCGCAAGAATTACTACCCTGAACTCTCTCGAAAGCTGGATGAATTAGAAGCGGAGCGAAACCGTTATAAGTGGCTGTTTGACCATGCGTTGCATGGGATCTTTCAGGCGGACCTTAATGGTCAGATTCGAGCGGCTAATCCTGCAATGGCCTCTATATGTGGTTACCGCAACGAAGCGCATTTGCAAACAGTCATCACTGATATTGGAGAACATCTGTTCGGTGATCCTCTCTGCTATCGCCAACTACTGCAGCAGTTATATCAAGATGGAAAAGTGTTTCGCTACGAAACCCAACTACGTCAGGCCAATGGCACATTAATTTATGTGTCGATGAATGTGTTGCTTAAACGCGAATCAGATGACATTACGCTTGAGGCTTTTGTACAAGACATTACTGAGCGTGTAATGGATCAAGTACGTTTGAGGCAGCTCAACGAAGAGCTGGAGGGCCGGGTGGAGGAAAGAACCTTCGCACTCGCGACGGTCAATAGTAAATTGTGGGATGAAATTCGCCAGCGTGAAAGTGCTCAGCAGGAGATGAGGCTAGCGAAAGAGCAAGCAGAAGAAGCCAATCGTAGCAAAGATAAATATTTAGCAGCGGCTAGCCATGACTTACTACAACCAATGAATGCGGCACGCCTGTTGGTTTCCACTTTGCGCGAAAGGCCAATGGCCGCAGATGATCACCATCTGGTGGAACGTATTCATGTGGCCTTAGAAGGGGCTGAGGAGCTGCTCACAGACCTGCTGGATATCTCTAAGCTGGATCAGAATGCCGTTCAGCCTGATAGAACTGCGTTTCACTTATCCCAGCTTTTGTCCGCCTTGCAAACCGAGTTTCAACCGGTTGCAGAGCGCGCCGGTTTGTCTTTTCGCGTTCGCTGCCACGATCGATTGGTGCATTCCGATGCACGGCTATTGATGCGAATTTTGCGTAATTTCGTCAGTAATGCATTTCGATATACCAATCAGGGTGGTGTGTTGGTGGGTTGCCGAGTCAAAGGTGAATCTTTAGAAATACAAGTATGGGATACCGGTGAGGGAATCCCAGATACACAAACTGACTCGATTTTTGAAGCGTTTAATCAGCTGCAACAACACCGCAACGGCCAGCGTGCGGGTGTCGGCTTAGGTCTGGCCATTGTAGAGCGCATAGCGCGTGTTCTCGAACACCCTGTCTCGGTGCGCTCTAAGCCTGACAAAGGATCTATGTTCTCCATTGCCGTTCCGCTCGCCGAGGGCGCGGAGCAGCCTTTGCCTAGAGTGACCAAGATGGCGGCAGCAAGCCACTTTCAGGATGAAGTTGTGCTGATTGTGGATAATGACCCCGATATTCTGCTGAGTATGAAAGTGTTGTTGATGCAGTGGGGCTTAACGCCGTTAACGGCTAAGGATACAGCCGCAGCATTAAACCTGTGTGAAACCCTGACGCCCGACATTGTGTTGCTTGATTACCATCTTGATAAGGGATTAACCGGTATCGATGTGCTTGAGGCGTTACGAGATCGGTTTGAGGCTATTCCTGCCGCACTCCTCACCGCTGAGCGCGCAGATGAAAGCTTAAAGCGCTTTCGGAGCATGGGCTTGCAAGTGCTGAATAAGCCCGTTAAACCCGGCAAGCTTCGTGCGCTTATTTCGCATATGTTATCGAATGAGCAACTGCGGAAAGAATTGGGTCACAAGTAG